A window of the Eretmochelys imbricata isolate rEreImb1 chromosome 7, rEreImb1.hap1, whole genome shotgun sequence genome harbors these coding sequences:
- the EEF1G gene encoding elongation factor 1-gamma, which produces MAAAGTLYTYPENWRAFKALIAAQYSGAKIKVLSTPPQFHFGQTNKTPEFLKKFPVGKVPAFEGADGFCVFESNAIAHYVSNDDLRGSTKETAAQIIQWVSFADSDIVPPASTWVFPTLGIMHYNKQATEYAKEEVKRVLGILDSHLKTQTFLVGERITLADITVVCTLLWLYKQVLEPSFRQPYSNTNRWFVTCINQPQFKAVLGEVKLCEKMAQFDAKKFAENQPKKDVPKKEKPAKEEKKQEKKEERKSEPEEEMDECDQALAAEPKSKDPFAHLPKSPFVMDEFKRKYSNEDTLTVALPYFWEHFDKDGWSIWYSQYRFPEELSQTFMSCNLITGMFQRLDKLRKNAFSSVILFGSNNDSTISGIWVFRGQELAFPLSPDWQVDYESYTWRKMDADSEECKTLVKEYFTWEGEFKHVGKAFNQGKIFK; this is translated from the exons CATTGCTGCCCAGTACAGTGGGGCTAAGATCAAGgtcctctccaccccaccccagttccACTTTGGGCAAACCAACAAAACACCTGAGTTCCTGAAGAAATTTCCTGTTGGGAAG GTTCCTGCGTTTGAAGGGGCTGATGGATTCTGCGTGTTTGAGAGTAACGCCATCGCACATTACG TCAGTAATGACGACCTGCGGGGATCCACCAAGGAGACAGCTGCCCAGATCATCCAGTGGGTGAGCTTTGCTGACAGTGACATCGTCCCTCCCGCCAGCACCTGGGTCTTCCCTACGCTGGGCATCATGCACTACAACAAGCAg GCCACAGAATATGCCAAGGAGGAGGTGAAGCGGGTCCTGGGCATCCTGGACTCTCATCTGAAGACTCAGACCTTCCTGGTGGGGGAGCGCATCACGCTGGCTGACATCACTGTTGTGTGCACCCTCCTCTGGCTCTACAAGCAG GTGCTGGAGCCGTCCTTCCGCCAGCCCTACAGCAACACCAACCGCTGGTTTGTGACCTGCATCAATCAGCCGCAGTTCAAGGCCGTGCTGGGAGAGGTGAAGCTATGTGAGAAGATGGCTCAGTTTGATG CCAAGAAGTTTGCTGAGAACCAGCCAAAGAAAGACGTCCCCAAGAAAGAGAAGCCTGCCAAGGAGGAGAAGAAGcaggagaagaaagaggagaggaaatcTGAGCCTGAAGAGGAGATGGATGAGTGTGATCAGGCCCTGGCTGCTGAGCCGAAGTCCAAGGACCCCTTTGCTCACCTGCCCAAGAG cccctttGTCATGGATGAGTTCAAGCGGAAGTACTCCAACGAGGACACGCTGACGGTGGCACTGCCCTACTTCTGGGAGCACTTTGACAAGGACGGCTGGTCCATCTGGTACTCGCAGTACCGCTTCCCTGAGGAGCTGAGCCAGACCTTCATGAGCTGCAACCTCATCACAG GCATGTTCCAGCGCCTGGACAAACTGCGGAAGAATGCTTTTTCCAGCGTCATCCTCTTTGGCAGCAATAACGACAGCACCATCTCCGGCATCTGGGTCTTCCGCGGCCAGGAGCTGGCCTTCCCG CTGAGCCCTGACTGGCAAGTGGATTATGAGTCCTATACCTGGAGGAAGATGGATGCAGACAGTGAGGAGTGCAAGACGCTGGTCAAGGAGTATTTCACGTGGGAGGGCGAATTCAAACATGTCGGCAAAGCCTTCAACCAGGGAAAGATCTTCAAGTGA